A stretch of Paraburkholderia phenazinium DNA encodes these proteins:
- a CDS encoding pyridoxal phosphate-dependent aminotransferase, with protein sequence MRRRGVDVVSLSQGEPDFPTPEHICEAAKRAIDSGITRYTDVDGTPELKEAVVRKFWRDNGLSYDVSEINVGTGGKQVIFNALLASLNPGDEVILPAPYYVSYPDMVRLIGAVPVEVQCGAAQGFKITAEQLREAITSRTRWLILNSPGNPTGAGYSRAELRALAAELLRHPHVMVMTDDIYEHIRYDGWQFSTIASESPELRERILTVNGMSKAYSMTGWRIGFAGGPKWLIEAMATVQSQSTSNPCSVSQAASQAALDSPMDFIKERNDAFQRRRDTALEKINSIDGIHCRRPEGAFYLFPSCEGLIGKATPEGKVLQNDVDLCDYLFDHARVAVVPGIAFGTDDHFRISFSTSEERLALGCDRIIQACELLK encoded by the coding sequence ATGCGTCGAAGAGGTGTCGACGTTGTCAGCCTCTCCCAAGGAGAGCCTGACTTCCCCACACCCGAACACATCTGCGAGGCAGCGAAACGCGCCATCGACTCCGGCATTACACGCTACACCGACGTAGATGGCACCCCCGAGTTGAAGGAAGCGGTCGTGCGGAAGTTTTGGCGCGACAACGGTCTTTCGTATGATGTCAGCGAAATCAACGTGGGCACGGGTGGCAAGCAGGTCATTTTCAACGCGCTACTTGCTTCACTGAATCCTGGCGATGAGGTGATTCTCCCCGCGCCGTATTACGTCTCCTACCCGGACATGGTCCGGTTGATCGGTGCCGTACCTGTCGAAGTCCAGTGCGGCGCCGCGCAAGGTTTCAAGATCACCGCAGAGCAGCTTCGCGAAGCGATTACGTCTCGCACCAGATGGTTGATTCTCAACTCGCCGGGCAATCCCACCGGAGCAGGTTATTCGCGCGCGGAACTACGCGCGCTGGCCGCCGAGCTCCTACGTCATCCGCACGTTATGGTGATGACAGACGACATTTACGAACACATCCGCTACGACGGCTGGCAGTTCTCGACGATTGCCTCCGAGTCGCCGGAGTTGCGGGAGCGAATTCTCACGGTCAATGGCATGTCGAAGGCTTACTCGATGACAGGATGGCGCATCGGATTCGCCGGTGGTCCGAAGTGGTTAATCGAGGCGATGGCAACCGTTCAGTCACAAAGCACCAGCAATCCCTGCTCCGTCTCGCAAGCTGCTTCGCAAGCCGCATTGGACAGCCCGATGGATTTCATCAAGGAGCGCAACGACGCGTTCCAACGCAGGCGTGACACTGCGCTGGAAAAGATCAACTCGATCGACGGCATTCACTGCCGACGTCCGGAGGGTGCGTTCTATCTCTTTCCGTCCTGCGAAGGCCTGATCGGCAAAGCAACGCCCGAAGGTAAGGTACTGCAAAACGATGTCGATCTTTGTGACTACCTCTTTGACCACGCGCGCGTTGCCGTAGTGCCAGGGATTGCGTTTGGCACAGATGACCACTTCCGCATTTCGTTCTCGACGTCAGAGGAGCGCCTGGCGTTAGGGTGTGACCGGATCATTCAGGCCTGCGAACTGCTGAAATGA
- a CDS encoding SDR family oxidoreductase, giving the protein MDLGIKNRIALVMSAGGGLGSAIALALAHEGVTVAVSDQNSQALEDTVSRIREAGGTAHGFQADLADLENISAMVADVRRTVGDPDILINNSGGPPPSLATGVAPQQWRKQFDSMVVSLMHLTDLLLPAMKQKGWGRIITSTSSGVVAPIPNLGMSNALRLALVGWSKTLANEVAADGICVNVVLPGRIATDRIRSLDEARASREGKTYEEVVAASTASIPARRYGKPEEYADAVTFLASERAAFITGSVVRVDGGMIPSI; this is encoded by the coding sequence ATGGACTTAGGCATCAAGAACCGTATCGCGCTTGTCATGTCGGCCGGAGGCGGACTGGGCTCAGCCATTGCGCTGGCGCTCGCCCACGAAGGCGTGACAGTCGCTGTGTCGGACCAGAACAGTCAGGCGCTGGAAGACACCGTGTCGCGCATTCGCGAAGCTGGCGGAACCGCCCACGGTTTCCAGGCCGACCTGGCCGATCTGGAGAACATTTCGGCCATGGTTGCGGACGTGAGGCGCACGGTGGGTGACCCGGACATCCTGATCAACAATTCCGGCGGACCGCCTCCCTCACTGGCCACAGGCGTGGCACCGCAGCAATGGCGCAAACAATTTGACTCGATGGTTGTGTCATTGATGCATCTGACGGACCTGCTGTTGCCAGCGATGAAACAGAAAGGCTGGGGCCGCATTATCACCAGCACCTCGTCCGGCGTGGTCGCACCGATACCTAACCTCGGCATGTCCAATGCGTTGCGCCTGGCATTGGTAGGCTGGTCGAAGACGCTCGCCAATGAGGTCGCTGCCGATGGCATCTGCGTCAACGTCGTTTTGCCAGGACGAATCGCCACGGACCGCATCCGCTCGCTGGATGAGGCGCGCGCAAGTCGTGAAGGTAAGACTTACGAGGAAGTCGTAGCCGCAAGCACGGCGTCGATACCGGCAAGGCGCTACGGCAAACCCGAAGAATACGCCGACGCGGTGACCTTCCTCGCCAGCGAGCGCGCCGCTTTCATTACGGGCTCTGTCGTACGCGTCGACGGCGGCATGATTCCCAGCATTTAA
- a CDS encoding RraA family protein, translating to MMKTTPAVRSAEDREAIRQRFLSVDTSNVADVLDTLGLFHQGLSSVLSPYPASSGKLAGWAYTIRGQMSPYELGGDPDKMKACAGVSTGDVTVWSGDGEGVCYFGELIAIGMKERGCVGSLVDGGIRDIRWIADQDFPVFARYRTPVQSIARWKVNGWQEPVSVRGATSQWVTVHPGDFVLGDEDGVLVIPNDVVDTVLIQAEHLTEKERLIRTELQQGLSLAEALAKYGHV from the coding sequence ATGATGAAAACAACTCCAGCCGTGCGAAGCGCCGAAGATCGCGAGGCCATTCGCCAACGCTTCCTGTCGGTTGACACTTCCAACGTCGCAGACGTGCTTGATACTCTCGGCCTGTTCCATCAGGGTCTCTCGTCAGTCCTTAGCCCCTATCCAGCGTCCAGTGGAAAACTGGCAGGCTGGGCGTACACCATTCGCGGCCAAATGTCACCGTACGAACTCGGGGGCGACCCGGACAAGATGAAAGCTTGCGCGGGGGTGTCGACAGGCGACGTGACCGTCTGGAGCGGCGACGGTGAAGGCGTCTGCTATTTTGGCGAGCTCATCGCCATCGGCATGAAAGAGCGCGGCTGCGTCGGGTCGTTAGTTGACGGCGGGATTCGCGACATTCGCTGGATTGCCGATCAGGATTTCCCAGTATTCGCGCGCTACCGTACTCCGGTGCAATCCATCGCGCGCTGGAAGGTCAATGGGTGGCAGGAGCCCGTCAGCGTGCGTGGCGCTACTTCGCAGTGGGTTACGGTGCACCCCGGCGACTTCGTGCTCGGCGATGAAGATGGTGTACTGGTCATTCCAAACGACGTGGTCGACACCGTGCTGATTCAGGCAGAACACCTGACGGAGAAGGAACGTCTTATCCGCACGGAATTGCAACAGGGCCTGAGTCTCGCTGAGGCGCTGGCGAAATATGGACACGTCTGA
- a CDS encoding porin: MGIGKDARRLGPAGFLLLACSSGAFAQSSVTLTGLLGAGIGYTSNVGGHSNIYEDSGILRPNTLSFQGKEDLGGGLKALFYLGTLFSMNTGGILGAPGSLFSRESYVGLSNPYGTLTFGQQRDFTFDTLTVQQYAGIFYEGLYGAHQGPFPKFGVPYVIGGSYDFDRLNGEAINNSVKFKSANFSGLTFGAMYGFGGVAGHFGNSDSSSFSVDYEFGSGGVAAVYTMAKSPTNDNGNAGIRNIGVGGKYRVEAFQLAVLGTVSHNTGNGAQIDAVDTTASYDFSPFWNFATTYTYMDGNAVLDSAHASQVDATLTYQLSKRTSVYGTYVWQHASGPGALARINSTQTSPSSSDAQTMVGISIMHLF; encoded by the coding sequence GTGGGAATTGGCAAAGACGCAAGAAGGTTGGGCCCGGCGGGATTTCTTCTGCTCGCATGTTCGTCAGGCGCGTTCGCACAAAGCAGCGTGACACTAACGGGGCTGCTTGGCGCTGGGATCGGCTATACGAGCAACGTAGGGGGGCACTCAAATATCTATGAGGACTCTGGAATATTGCGTCCCAATACGCTCTCATTCCAGGGCAAAGAGGATCTGGGAGGCGGGCTCAAGGCGCTCTTCTATCTAGGTACACTATTCTCGATGAATACAGGGGGAATTCTCGGTGCGCCGGGCAGCCTTTTCTCCCGTGAGTCATACGTAGGGCTATCCAACCCGTACGGAACCCTGACCTTTGGTCAACAGCGTGACTTTACATTCGATACGCTGACCGTCCAGCAGTATGCGGGCATTTTCTACGAGGGGCTCTACGGTGCGCATCAGGGGCCGTTTCCGAAATTCGGCGTGCCGTATGTGATTGGCGGATCTTACGATTTCGATCGGCTTAACGGCGAGGCGATCAATAACTCCGTCAAATTCAAGAGCGCGAACTTTAGCGGACTGACCTTCGGCGCGATGTACGGCTTTGGCGGCGTAGCCGGGCATTTCGGCAACTCCGACTCGTCGAGCTTCAGCGTCGACTACGAGTTTGGTTCAGGCGGCGTGGCGGCGGTATACACGATGGCGAAGTCGCCCACGAACGACAACGGCAATGCGGGTATCCGGAACATCGGTGTGGGCGGAAAGTATCGGGTTGAGGCATTTCAGCTTGCTGTACTGGGAACGGTTTCCCACAACACCGGGAACGGGGCCCAGATCGATGCTGTCGACACCACCGCAAGTTACGACTTCTCGCCGTTCTGGAACTTCGCCACGACTTATACGTATATGGACGGCAATGCAGTTCTCGATAGCGCGCACGCGAGCCAGGTGGATGCGACGCTGACTTACCAGCTCTCCAAGCGCACTTCGGTGTACGGGACCTATGTCTGGCAGCACGCGTCTGGCCCAGGCGCACTCGCCCGCATCAACTCGACGCAGACGAGCCCTTCGAGCTCCGACGCGCAGACCATGGTGGGCATCAGCATCATGCACCTGTTCTGA
- a CDS encoding MFS transporter, with translation MNKIGELDKPVGAQTSLNAWLICVVCFCVIAVDGFDTAAIAYVAPSLTRLWHLGHAAMTPAFVATSAGAVLGYLASGALVRAVPRRTLIALAMLVFGGFSLLTVFSSGIAVVSVIRFFTTVCLGMVVPAAISIAADSAPDHARASATIAATTGLSVGAALGGLGSPKLIAGFGWESVFFIGGFLPILLLPLVWLVLPRNLQKTGVPDATHATHDTHDTHDTHDTHDTADTSSWFGEVKTLFGPRHLSESVTVWLVAFFGFLVNYLFVFWTPMLLLSFGFSASDASLGVAACGLGGIVGNLLLFTMATRLGVQRSLIVTISIAMLCIVGFQIEGLERWAALLLIFGLGVGTTSACVGQSALATTLYPAALRTTGVGNAAAIGRMGAILGPSAGGLLISLGISSQHIVLLSCIPLAFVAIVLLVSQRLAAKGNAPEIERL, from the coding sequence ATGAACAAAATCGGCGAACTCGATAAGCCTGTCGGCGCTCAAACCTCACTCAACGCGTGGCTTATCTGCGTTGTGTGCTTCTGTGTCATCGCGGTCGACGGTTTCGATACTGCAGCCATCGCTTACGTGGCACCTTCATTGACGAGACTGTGGCATCTAGGTCATGCCGCGATGACGCCCGCTTTCGTGGCAACGAGCGCAGGCGCCGTGCTGGGGTATCTCGCCAGCGGCGCATTAGTACGGGCGGTGCCGCGGCGCACGTTGATTGCGCTGGCCATGCTGGTGTTCGGAGGATTCTCTCTGCTCACGGTTTTTTCGTCAGGGATCGCGGTTGTTTCCGTGATCCGGTTTTTCACGACGGTCTGCCTCGGCATGGTCGTTCCGGCCGCCATTTCGATTGCAGCAGACAGTGCACCCGATCATGCGCGCGCATCAGCCACGATTGCCGCGACAACTGGCTTGTCCGTCGGGGCCGCTCTCGGTGGTCTGGGCTCCCCAAAGCTGATCGCCGGATTTGGCTGGGAATCGGTGTTTTTTATCGGAGGATTCCTTCCCATTTTGCTACTTCCGCTCGTCTGGCTGGTGCTCCCACGAAATCTGCAAAAGACGGGAGTGCCTGATGCCACGCATGCCACGCATGACACGCATGACACGCATGACACGCATGACACGCATGACACGGCCGACACTTCATCGTGGTTCGGCGAGGTAAAGACTTTGTTTGGGCCGCGCCATCTGTCGGAGAGTGTTACGGTCTGGCTAGTGGCGTTCTTTGGCTTTCTTGTGAACTATCTGTTTGTCTTCTGGACGCCCATGTTGCTGCTGTCTTTCGGGTTCTCGGCCTCAGACGCGTCGTTGGGCGTGGCTGCGTGCGGACTCGGAGGAATCGTGGGGAACCTGTTGCTGTTTACAATGGCAACCCGCCTGGGTGTGCAACGGTCACTAATCGTGACGATATCGATTGCGATGCTGTGCATCGTAGGATTCCAGATTGAAGGACTCGAGCGGTGGGCCGCGCTGCTGTTGATCTTTGGTCTAGGCGTTGGGACAACGAGCGCTTGTGTCGGGCAATCTGCGCTCGCAACCACACTATATCCAGCGGCCCTCAGGACAACGGGTGTCGGCAATGCCGCGGCGATCGGACGAATGGGCGCAATCCTCGGGCCGTCTGCCGGCGGCTTGCTGATCTCGCTCGGCATCAGCTCGCAGCACATTGTTTTGTTGAGCTGCATCCCCTTGGCTTTCGTCGCGATCGTGTTGCTGGTTTCGCAGAGACTCGCAGCGAAGGGCAACGCGCCTGAAATTGAGAGACTCTAA
- a CDS encoding carboxylesterase family protein, with protein MMKTTIAHCAQGVLKGVLDDGVHTFFDIPYAAEAARFLPALAPSAWSGERDCTRPGPVFPQLPSRLDFVMGPTASGADMSEDAFRLNVFTPSLSGKLPVIFWIHGGGFLTGGGSLPCYFGDRLARTGRAVVVTMNYRLGLLGNLFMEGISDGNLAVSDLQMALQWVSANIGSLGGDPESIVSAGQSAGAWFTQLLAAMKPTSALIKGGIMFSYPGLPPTTPEAAQKMGEQFCEMAGIDPSAEALRTMPVERILELQTSMLRAQNGFAEVPVLFRSVCDNAVPANPGAQALENFAGKPLMIGWNREEMGSFFASNPAIVGATEEQALKKYGEEFGEQGESLYRRALMRRLNGRPYTSLVDLGSEKLFRLPALRFAAEIEASGSDVFAYQFDFPSPQADVGAGHCFELPFVFGNFEDWFDAPMLDGIDRTGAHSLSTCIQEYVLNFAESGDPNGGHLPLWRAYRRSKGQGIMRFGEVIETVSDGVASVDPI; from the coding sequence ATGATGAAGACAACCATTGCACATTGCGCACAAGGTGTTCTTAAGGGCGTGCTGGACGACGGCGTTCATACCTTTTTCGATATTCCCTATGCTGCCGAGGCGGCCCGCTTTCTCCCTGCGCTGGCGCCATCCGCATGGTCCGGCGAGCGCGACTGCACACGGCCTGGACCGGTCTTTCCGCAACTGCCGAGCCGCCTCGACTTCGTGATGGGTCCAACAGCCAGTGGCGCGGACATGTCGGAGGACGCCTTTCGGCTCAACGTTTTTACACCCTCACTTTCCGGCAAGCTGCCGGTCATCTTCTGGATTCACGGGGGCGGCTTCCTGACGGGCGGAGGCTCGCTGCCGTGCTACTTCGGCGACCGGCTCGCCAGAACCGGACGCGCCGTGGTGGTGACCATGAACTATCGGCTTGGACTGCTTGGCAATCTCTTCATGGAGGGGATTTCTGACGGCAACCTCGCCGTTAGCGATCTCCAGATGGCCCTGCAGTGGGTCAGCGCGAATATCGGCAGCCTGGGTGGCGATCCGGAGTCGATCGTATCGGCTGGACAGTCCGCGGGCGCCTGGTTCACGCAACTGCTCGCTGCGATGAAGCCAACGAGCGCGCTGATCAAAGGCGGCATCATGTTCAGTTATCCGGGGCTACCGCCGACGACGCCTGAAGCCGCGCAGAAGATGGGCGAACAGTTCTGTGAGATGGCGGGAATCGACCCGTCTGCCGAAGCGCTGCGAACGATGCCCGTAGAACGCATTCTGGAATTGCAGACCTCGATGTTGCGTGCGCAAAACGGGTTTGCCGAGGTACCCGTGCTGTTTCGGAGCGTTTGCGATAACGCGGTACCGGCGAATCCGGGTGCACAAGCGCTCGAGAATTTTGCGGGCAAACCGCTGATGATTGGCTGGAACCGGGAAGAAATGGGCAGCTTCTTCGCGAGCAATCCTGCAATAGTCGGCGCGACAGAAGAGCAGGCCTTGAAGAAATATGGTGAAGAATTCGGAGAGCAAGGCGAGTCGCTCTACAGGCGAGCACTCATGCGCCGGCTCAACGGCCGACCGTACACGAGTCTCGTTGATCTTGGTTCGGAGAAGCTGTTCAGGCTCCCGGCACTCCGGTTCGCTGCGGAGATAGAAGCTTCGGGCAGCGACGTCTTCGCCTATCAGTTCGACTTTCCATCGCCTCAGGCAGACGTAGGGGCAGGTCATTGCTTCGAACTTCCATTCGTATTCGGTAACTTCGAAGACTGGTTTGATGCACCTATGCTGGACGGCATCGACCGGACGGGGGCCCACTCGCTGTCGACCTGCATCCAGGAGTACGTGCTGAACTTTGCCGAGTCGGGCGATCCGAATGGCGGTCACTTGCCGCTTTGGCGCGCCTATCGGCGCTCGAAGGGGCAGGGGATCATGCGTTTCGGAGAGGTGATCGAGACCGTGTCCGATGGTGTTGCTAGCGTCGACCCAATATGA